Sequence from the Ereboglobus luteus genome:
ATGGAGGGGATTCTTTGCAACGGGAAAATACAGGGGAATAAACAAACCTATACTTTGCTAAACGAATGGGTTCCCCGGAAACGAAACCAAACAATAAGCCGGGAGGCTGCGTTGGAACGCCTGGCTCGAAGGTATTTCACGAGCCACGGACCGGCGACGCTTCTTGATTTTGAGTGGTGGTCGGGCTTGTCGCGCACCGATAGCAGGCGCGCTGTCGAGATGATCAAAAACGATTTTGCATGTGAAAAGGCAAACGGGCGCGAGTTCTGGATGCGAAATGATATTAAGACTCCGCCGAAAGGAAGCGCGTCGGCATTGCTGCTTCCGCCGTTCGACGAATTTGTGGTGAGTTACAAGGACCGTTCCGAGATGATTCACGATGCGCATTATGGAAAGGTGATGACCAGGAACGGTCTCTTTTCCCCGACTGTGATGCTCAATGGCGAAATTGTCGGCTCATGGAAAAAGACGAGCAGGAAAGGCGCTGTTCAAATAGAGCTCTCCTTTTTCGAGAAAACGTCCAAGCGAAAACAAGAGCTTTTCGAGCCGGAGATGAGACGAT
This genomic interval carries:
- a CDS encoding winged helix DNA-binding domain-containing protein — protein: MGAMQSQSLDLAKWAIGTRLESKTVADVEKALNTGKIIRTHILRPTWHFVEADDIHWMRELSNPQIKPIYLSYCRMCGADEAVIARAVPIVEKSLSNGGHLEKQEIGEALKARRIKTDATLLNLIIQRAEMEGILCNGKIQGNKQTYTLLNEWVPRKRNQTISREAALERLARRYFTSHGPATLLDFEWWSGLSRTDSRRAVEMIKNDFACEKANGREFWMRNDIKTPPKGSASALLLPPFDEFVVSYKDRSEMIHDAHYGKVMTRNGLFSPTVMLNGEIVGSWKKTSRKGAVQIELSFFEKTSKRKQELFEPEMRRLEKFYSDRDE